In Zobellia roscoffensis, the following are encoded in one genomic region:
- a CDS encoding BatD family protein, which yields MLNKYFINYSNNNYTLLLKRCVLLCVLFVGFSTFSQTAPKVSTKIDTTSIKIGDQITFTVTVETDTTAQVIFPEGQTFSPLETVEAFATDTTRQNDRMTLQKIYALTQFDSGSYKIPAQRIEINGEGFLTDSTRIINVANVAVDTLAQKMYDIKPLMEVDKSYSAIWKILLLVILGLLIIGGLLYWFVFRKKPLTEEEKVALLPPYDRALLELKNLEKSKYLIQDEYKEYYSELTGIVRSYLEEDANVSALESTTDELIGKLELLKDAGELKIDDDTLQQFKRILQTADLVKFAKSKPDTSVAEQDRQSIEQIVHKTHDALPEPTVEELMEQEEYKEELEKKKQKKKIIYASVAVIGVLVISFAAASAYYGFTYVKDTILGHPTKELLEGEWVSSSYGYPPISLETPQVLTRQETKLTPEMKGSIKELQMFSYNSNQGFFMVGTTSTTLAQEVEPEFNKSIEAFIKNLEKGGAKNIITKQEEFVTVTGVKGIKVFGSGKFPVPGSDELIDGEYSILLFGGKGFQQQIIINWLEEDEYAQEIVDRILGSVEVKTEL from the coding sequence ATGCTAAACAAATACTTTATAAACTATTCTAACAACAACTATACATTGCTTTTAAAGCGATGTGTTTTACTTTGCGTTTTGTTTGTAGGGTTTTCCACTTTTTCACAAACCGCTCCCAAAGTAAGTACCAAGATCGACACTACCTCCATAAAAATTGGAGACCAAATAACATTTACCGTTACGGTAGAAACGGATACAACAGCACAGGTTATTTTCCCAGAGGGGCAAACATTCTCGCCCTTAGAAACGGTAGAAGCATTTGCTACGGACACCACACGTCAAAACGACCGAATGACCCTGCAGAAAATCTATGCCCTTACTCAATTTGATTCCGGTTCATATAAAATACCCGCACAGCGGATAGAAATTAATGGGGAAGGATTTTTAACAGACTCCACACGCATAATTAACGTTGCCAATGTTGCCGTAGACACCTTGGCGCAGAAAATGTACGACATTAAACCCCTAATGGAAGTAGATAAGAGCTACTCTGCCATTTGGAAAATTCTTTTATTGGTAATTCTTGGGCTTCTCATTATTGGTGGCCTATTGTATTGGTTTGTTTTTAGAAAGAAACCGCTAACGGAAGAGGAAAAAGTAGCACTTTTACCTCCATATGATCGCGCTTTGCTAGAACTTAAAAATCTTGAAAAATCAAAATACCTTATTCAAGACGAGTATAAAGAGTACTATTCAGAACTGACTGGCATTGTTCGTTCTTACCTGGAAGAAGATGCTAATGTTTCCGCTTTGGAAAGTACAACCGATGAACTCATTGGCAAGCTTGAATTGCTAAAAGATGCGGGAGAACTAAAAATAGATGATGACACGCTACAACAGTTCAAACGTATTCTACAGACTGCAGATTTAGTTAAGTTCGCAAAATCCAAACCGGACACTTCAGTTGCCGAGCAAGACCGCCAATCTATTGAGCAAATCGTTCACAAAACCCATGATGCCCTCCCTGAGCCTACAGTGGAGGAATTGATGGAGCAAGAAGAATACAAAGAGGAGCTCGAGAAAAAGAAACAAAAGAAAAAGATTATATACGCCAGTGTAGCCGTTATTGGTGTTTTGGTGATTTCATTTGCAGCTGCTTCCGCCTATTACGGTTTCACATATGTAAAGGATACTATTCTTGGCCACCCTACAAAAGAACTTTTGGAGGGCGAATGGGTGTCCAGTTCTTACGGTTACCCGCCTATAAGTCTTGAGACTCCGCAAGTGCTCACTAGACAGGAGACCAAACTTACGCCAGAAATGAAGGGCTCCATAAAAGAGTTGCAAATGTTCAGTTACAATAGCAACCAAGGCTTCTTTATGGTAGGTACCACATCAACCACCTTGGCACAGGAAGTAGAACCCGAATTTAATAAATCTATAGAAGCATTTATTAAGAATTTAGAAAAAGGAGGGGCAAAAAATATCATCACCAAACAAGAAGAGTTTGTTACGGTTACCGGCGTAAAAGGAATTAAGGTCTTTGGTAGTGGTAAATTCCCAGTACCCGGATCAGATGAATTGATAGATGGCGAATACAGCATACTGCTTTTTGGCGGAAAAGGATTTCAACAGCAGATTATTATAAATTGGCTAGAAGAAGATGAGTACGCCCAAGAAATAGTAGATCGGATTTTAGGCTCAGTAGAAGTAAAAACAGAATTATAG
- a CDS encoding DUF58 domain-containing protein, translating into MDTKELLKKVRKIEIKTRRLSDHIFGGEYHSTFKGRGMTFSEVRQYQFGDDVRTIDWNVTARYNEPYIKVFEEERELTMMLMVDVSGSELFGTTNQFKKDVITEISATLAFSALQNNDKAGLILFSDEIELFIPPKKGKSHVLRIIRELLEFKPKSNKTDVAAALKFLSSVMKKKAIVFVLSDFIAEDYEKTLKISGNKHDLTGIRVYDQHEESIPNLGMVQMQDAETGKISLVNTQSKSVRRSYEAYYRQRVDYYKNTFSKSGCGVIDCRVDESYVKKLLGYFKRRG; encoded by the coding sequence ATGGATACTAAAGAGTTACTAAAAAAAGTTCGAAAGATCGAGATAAAGACACGCCGTCTGTCCGATCATATTTTTGGCGGGGAATACCACTCTACGTTTAAGGGGCGAGGTATGACCTTTAGTGAAGTCCGCCAGTACCAATTTGGTGATGATGTCCGTACGATTGACTGGAACGTTACCGCTCGGTACAACGAACCCTACATTAAAGTTTTTGAAGAAGAACGCGAGCTCACCATGATGCTTATGGTAGATGTAAGCGGCTCTGAACTTTTTGGTACTACAAATCAGTTTAAAAAGGATGTAATTACAGAGATATCGGCCACATTGGCCTTTTCTGCTTTACAGAACAATGATAAAGCGGGCCTAATTCTTTTTTCTGATGAGATAGAGCTTTTTATTCCTCCTAAAAAAGGAAAAAGTCACGTGCTTCGCATCATTAGGGAATTGCTAGAATTCAAACCAAAAAGTAACAAAACGGATGTTGCTGCCGCCCTTAAGTTCTTGAGTAGCGTAATGAAGAAAAAGGCAATAGTTTTTGTACTGTCGGATTTTATTGCGGAGGACTACGAAAAGACTTTAAAAATTTCTGGCAACAAACACGATCTTACGGGTATACGGGTATATGATCAGCATGAAGAGAGTATACCTAACCTAGGTATGGTCCAAATGCAAGATGCAGAAACCGGAAAAATAAGCTTAGTAAACACACAATCAAAAAGTGTGCGCAGGTCATACGAGGCATATTATAGACAACGTGTAGATTATTATAAGAACACGTTTTCAAAATCTGGTTGTGGAGTAATAGATTGTAGGGTAGACGAGAGTTACGTAAAAAAATTATTAGGCTATTTTAAGCGCAGAGGTTAA
- a CDS encoding AAA family ATPase: MEENTTVDINAVNEKIAQESAFIDLLILEMNKVIVGQKHMVERLLIGLLGQGHILLEGVPGLAKTLAINTLSKAVKGSFSRIQFTPDLLPADVTGTLIYNMKENDFSIKKGPIFANFVLADEINRAPAKVQSALLEAMQEKQVTIGDETFTLDKPFLVMATQNPVEQEGTYPLPEAQVDRFMLKTVIDYPKLNEEQMIMRQNLLGSYETVNPVVSIDQILSAQKAVREVYMDEKIEKYILDIVFATRYPEKYNLEDLKPLISFGASPRGSINLGTAAKCYAFIKRRGYVVPEDVRAIVHDVLRHRIGITYEAEAENITSEEIINKIVNEIEVP, encoded by the coding sequence ATGGAAGAAAATACTACGGTAGATATTAATGCGGTAAACGAGAAAATTGCACAAGAAAGTGCATTTATCGACTTATTGATATTAGAAATGAACAAAGTAATCGTTGGCCAAAAACACATGGTCGAAAGATTACTTATTGGTTTACTTGGCCAAGGCCACATCTTATTAGAAGGTGTTCCTGGTCTAGCAAAAACATTGGCTATCAATACTTTGTCCAAAGCAGTGAAAGGTAGTTTTAGCAGAATTCAGTTTACGCCAGACCTTTTACCTGCAGATGTTACGGGTACATTGATTTACAATATGAAAGAGAACGACTTTTCCATAAAGAAAGGTCCAATTTTCGCAAATTTTGTGCTTGCGGATGAGATTAACCGTGCTCCGGCCAAAGTGCAATCGGCACTTTTGGAGGCGATGCAGGAAAAGCAAGTTACCATTGGTGATGAAACTTTTACGCTAGACAAGCCATTTTTGGTTATGGCAACACAAAACCCGGTTGAACAAGAAGGAACATATCCGCTACCAGAAGCTCAGGTTGACCGTTTTATGCTAAAAACTGTTATTGACTATCCTAAATTGAACGAGGAGCAAATGATTATGCGCCAAAATCTATTAGGGTCTTACGAAACGGTAAACCCAGTGGTTAGTATAGACCAAATTCTTAGTGCGCAAAAAGCTGTTCGTGAAGTTTACATGGACGAAAAAATAGAAAAATACATTCTAGATATTGTTTTTGCCACTAGATACCCAGAGAAATACAACCTCGAAGATTTAAAACCTCTTATTAGTTTTGGCGCTTCGCCAAGGGGTAGTATTAACTTGGGCACTGCAGCAAAATGTTATGCTTTCATTAAAAGGAGAGGTTACGTTGTTCCTGAAGATGTTAGAGCCATAGTTCATGACGTTTTACGCCACAGAATAGGAATTACCTATGAAGCGGAGGCCGAGAATATTACTTCCGAAGAAATTATCAATAAAATTGTTAACGAGATTGAAGTACCTTAA
- a CDS encoding aldo/keto reductase, whose amino-acid sequence MQKNTFYSKVIAGTMTWGSWGKGFSKSSMIELMNHCLEIGITTFDHADIYGGYTTEEDFGNAFKESGMARESIQFISKCGIQMNADARKNEVKHYNYNADYIIWSAEQSLQKLKTEYLDLLLLHRPSPLMNPDAIAEAITKLKTQGKIKAFGVSNFLPFQIALIETVMPIEGNQVEFSLTQSDVMYDGTLDDCLGSKRMAMSYSPLGSYFRKDDKVSQRIRNAMKPMLEKYEVTEDQLLLAWVMKHPSKVFPVVGTATKSRLSAAMEATKIEIEKTDWFILLESAKGHEVA is encoded by the coding sequence ATGCAAAAGAACACTTTTTATTCCAAAGTTATAGCAGGAACTATGACTTGGGGCAGCTGGGGGAAAGGTTTTTCCAAATCTAGTATGATTGAGTTAATGAACCACTGCTTGGAAATAGGGATTACCACCTTTGATCACGCTGATATTTATGGGGGATATACAACCGAAGAGGACTTTGGAAATGCCTTTAAAGAAAGTGGTATGGCTCGCGAATCTATTCAGTTTATTTCTAAATGTGGTATTCAAATGAATGCCGATGCCCGAAAGAATGAGGTAAAACACTATAACTATAACGCAGATTATATTATTTGGTCTGCAGAACAATCTCTTCAAAAGCTAAAAACAGAGTATTTAGATCTGCTTTTGCTGCATAGACCCAGTCCGTTAATGAATCCGGATGCCATAGCTGAGGCAATTACTAAATTAAAAACTCAGGGAAAAATAAAGGCCTTTGGAGTTTCTAACTTCTTGCCTTTCCAAATTGCACTTATAGAAACGGTAATGCCTATAGAAGGGAATCAGGTAGAATTTTCTTTAACGCAAAGCGATGTAATGTACGATGGTACTTTGGACGATTGCTTAGGGAGTAAGAGAATGGCTATGTCTTATAGCCCGCTTGGCTCTTATTTCAGGAAAGATGATAAGGTTTCACAACGAATAAGAAATGCCATGAAACCCATGCTTGAGAAATATGAGGTTACCGAAGACCAATTGTTGTTAGCGTGGGTGATGAAGCATCCTTCCAAAGTGTTTCCGGTTGTAGGTACGGCCACTAAGTCTCGCTTATCCGCAGCAATGGAAGCTACAAAAATTGAAATAGAAAAAACTGATTGGTTTATTTTGTTGGAATCTGCAAAAGGTCATGAAGTTGCTTAA
- a CDS encoding SDR family NAD(P)-dependent oxidoreductase — MSKTVLITGATSGIGRATAILFAVQGFRLVLCGRRQERLDALESELSTQCEVHTLNFDVRDKDAVFKAIGSLPENFSQIDVLINNAGNAHGLDPIDKGSVDDWDAMLDINVKGLLYVSKAIIPNMVEKKSGHIINIGSTAGKEVYPNGNVYCASKHAVDALTKGMRMDLNPYGVKVGGINPGAVETEFSNVRFKGDDAKADSVYDGFDPLKPEDLAEIIHFVVTRPYHVNIADLIVMPTAQASATLLNRSL; from the coding sequence ATGAGTAAGACCGTATTAATTACAGGGGCAACCAGTGGTATTGGTCGTGCAACGGCCATACTGTTTGCTGTTCAAGGGTTTAGATTAGTGCTCTGCGGAAGAAGACAAGAACGTCTTGATGCCCTTGAATCCGAGTTGAGTACACAATGTGAAGTACATACCTTAAATTTTGATGTACGGGATAAAGATGCCGTATTTAAAGCGATAGGTTCTTTACCAGAAAATTTTTCCCAAATAGATGTTTTGATCAATAATGCAGGGAATGCACATGGTTTAGATCCTATTGACAAGGGCAGTGTAGATGACTGGGATGCCATGCTAGACATTAACGTGAAGGGTTTACTATATGTTTCCAAAGCGATAATACCTAATATGGTAGAGAAAAAGTCCGGTCACATCATTAATATTGGGTCAACAGCCGGTAAAGAGGTCTATCCCAATGGAAATGTGTATTGTGCTAGTAAACATGCAGTTGATGCACTGACCAAAGGAATGCGAATGGATCTCAATCCTTATGGTGTTAAGGTAGGAGGTATTAATCCTGGCGCTGTAGAAACCGAGTTTAGTAATGTACGATTTAAAGGCGATGATGCTAAAGCTGATTCGGTTTATGATGGATTTGACCCCTTAAAGCCAGAAGACCTTGCCGAAATTATACACTTTGTGGTTACCAGGCCATATCACGTAAATATTGCCGACTTAATTGTCATGCCAACAGCACAAGCTTCTGCAACTCTATTGAATAGGTCGTTATGA
- a CDS encoding ATP-binding protein has product MINKRLLVKNLLAHNDENSFYDKKRFISIGEKEGKAKFLKHVCALANSNPENNSFIVIGVEDEDNKIVGVDFFDDSKIQNLVNAYLDNPPLISYENIPFPNLREGKVVGLVTIRSNGKVCALRKNIWKYYGGMVFFRDGSISMPKAYGVVLRDINSDTVATIEQHARNNIELTLDGVIDFINHRHKNLTNDYKVFKEQFVVCWAGNKKTVKDDVYYSRVDIELINEQVRLFYSALDEISIDYDEDSFTMIEYVQLGLGSKQRYFQLEKVVINFFDNGTYKIESHLIFEPPKYNKKNLFHIWNANNALLEKIQKKIDLKPTEKIDLKYLPDSYLICYLNGFDEAKEQMEMARSLLKKGYPKVYLGVKEALRILRKVRYN; this is encoded by the coding sequence ATGATTAATAAACGCCTTCTTGTAAAAAACTTACTTGCTCATAATGACGAGAATAGTTTTTATGATAAGAAGCGTTTTATATCTATTGGTGAAAAAGAGGGTAAGGCTAAATTTTTAAAACATGTCTGTGCCTTGGCCAATAGTAATCCAGAAAACAATTCATTTATTGTTATTGGCGTAGAAGATGAAGACAACAAAATAGTTGGGGTTGATTTTTTTGATGATAGTAAGATTCAAAATTTAGTCAACGCTTACTTAGATAACCCTCCTTTAATTTCATACGAGAATATTCCATTTCCAAATTTACGCGAAGGTAAGGTCGTAGGCCTTGTAACCATTAGGTCTAATGGAAAAGTGTGTGCCTTGCGAAAGAATATTTGGAAATATTATGGCGGAATGGTTTTTTTTAGAGATGGGAGTATTAGTATGCCAAAAGCTTATGGCGTAGTGTTACGGGATATAAATTCTGATACGGTAGCCACTATAGAACAGCACGCGCGAAATAATATTGAACTAACTCTAGATGGTGTAATTGATTTTATTAATCATAGGCATAAAAACCTGACTAATGATTACAAGGTCTTTAAAGAGCAATTTGTAGTTTGTTGGGCAGGGAATAAAAAAACAGTGAAAGATGATGTCTATTATTCACGTGTAGATATTGAATTAATTAATGAGCAGGTAAGGCTTTTCTATTCTGCCTTGGATGAAATCAGCATTGATTATGATGAGGACTCATTTACAATGATTGAATATGTGCAATTAGGGCTGGGTTCTAAGCAGCGGTATTTTCAGTTAGAAAAAGTGGTCATTAATTTTTTTGATAACGGAACCTATAAAATAGAAAGCCACTTAATCTTTGAGCCTCCCAAATACAACAAAAAGAATCTTTTTCATATTTGGAATGCCAATAATGCACTGTTGGAGAAAATTCAGAAAAAGATTGATTTAAAACCTACGGAGAAAATCGATTTAAAATATTTACCTGATAGTTATCTAATTTGTTACCTAAACGGTTTTGATGAGGCAAAGGAACAAATGGAGATGGCTCGTTCGTTGTTGAAAAAAGGCTATCCTAAAGTGTACTTAGGTGTAAAAGAGGCCTTACGGATTTTGAGAAAAGTAAGGTATAACTAA
- a CDS encoding carbohydrate kinase family protein codes for MKTIYCIGELLIDFVAIKQGNDLSKAKEFTKKAGGAPANVACAISKLGGKGQFIGAVGNDPFGAFLLNVLKENRVDISLSQRSKTFTTMAFVSLAEDGERDFVFSRGADKKLKYDSSLKKQLKGNIVHFGAATGFLGGGLEESYDRYLFDALTQNAFISFDPNFREDLWKGEEETFVRKSLRFIEKSHLCKFSEEEAQLISGESDLERACNIIHEIGCPTICVTLGGKGTLVSTAQKKTIVESIKVSPVDTTGAGDAFIGCLLYQIANLGDPYQILTDYDQLLEMVAIANKAGAVTTTGYGAIPSLPDYDAVFKN; via the coding sequence ATGAAAACCATATACTGCATAGGAGAATTATTGATAGATTTTGTGGCTATAAAACAAGGAAACGACCTTTCAAAAGCTAAAGAATTTACTAAAAAAGCAGGAGGTGCACCCGCAAACGTTGCTTGTGCCATTTCTAAATTGGGAGGTAAAGGTCAATTTATAGGTGCTGTTGGAAATGACCCTTTTGGAGCGTTTTTATTGAATGTACTTAAAGAAAATAGAGTAGACATTTCACTTTCGCAACGCTCCAAAACCTTTACTACCATGGCTTTTGTGTCTTTAGCGGAAGACGGCGAACGAGATTTTGTCTTTAGTAGAGGTGCTGACAAAAAACTTAAATACGATTCATCTTTAAAAAAACAACTGAAAGGAAACATAGTTCATTTTGGAGCAGCAACCGGTTTTTTGGGAGGCGGATTAGAAGAATCATATGACCGCTATTTATTTGATGCGCTAACCCAAAATGCCTTCATCAGCTTTGACCCTAATTTTAGAGAGGATCTATGGAAAGGCGAGGAAGAAACCTTTGTGCGAAAAAGCTTGAGGTTCATTGAAAAATCGCATTTATGTAAGTTTAGTGAAGAGGAAGCTCAATTAATTTCCGGTGAAAGCGATCTAGAGCGTGCCTGTAATATTATACATGAAATAGGATGTCCTACCATATGCGTCACCCTGGGCGGGAAGGGCACATTAGTAAGTACAGCCCAGAAGAAAACAATAGTAGAAAGTATCAAAGTAAGCCCAGTAGATACTACAGGTGCTGGCGATGCCTTTATTGGATGTCTCTTATATCAAATCGCTAATTTGGGTGACCCTTATCAAATTTTAACGGATTACGACCAACTGTTAGAAATGGTTGCAATTGCCAACAAGGCCGGAGCAGTTACCACCACAGGATATGGAGCTATTCCTTCGTTACCTGATTATGATGCGGTGTTTAAAAATTGA
- a CDS encoding SPFH domain-containing protein encodes MDLFNEIKKKLSHEFIDIIEWLDNTNETIVHRFERYQNEIKNNAKLIVREGQTAVFINEGQLADVFKPGTYTLNTQNLPILTTLKGWKYGFDSPFKAEVYFVNTHLFTDEKWGTKNPVMLSDERFGLVEIRAFGTYSFRINDPGKFVVDVVGTDGNFTNYEINEHLKSLIVTRFTDTVGEANLPIELYAANTSELSETCQEVMQPEFGRVGIELERFYIENVSMPEELKKEIFEYSRLDKLDMVKLSQFKAAKAMEAAAKNEGGTAGAGMGMGMGFVLAQQMGNMMSPQAAQQPFGGQAQAASVPPPMPVQVQYFYAANGQQNGPVPFDKLKELFASRTINRDSLVWKQGMQNWTALKEVEELKSFLGGNTPPPLPN; translated from the coding sequence ATGGATTTGTTCAACGAAATAAAGAAGAAGCTTAGCCATGAGTTTATAGATATAATTGAATGGCTAGATAATACCAATGAAACCATTGTTCATCGTTTTGAGCGGTATCAAAATGAAATAAAAAACAATGCCAAATTGATTGTTCGTGAAGGACAGACGGCGGTTTTTATCAATGAGGGGCAGTTGGCCGATGTTTTTAAACCTGGGACATATACTCTTAATACGCAGAACCTACCTATTCTTACTACTTTAAAAGGATGGAAATATGGTTTTGATAGTCCTTTTAAGGCTGAGGTGTATTTTGTGAATACCCATTTGTTTACCGATGAAAAATGGGGAACAAAAAACCCGGTGATGTTGAGTGATGAGCGCTTTGGTTTAGTGGAGATACGGGCTTTTGGTACATACAGTTTTAGAATCAATGACCCAGGAAAATTTGTTGTTGATGTGGTGGGTACCGATGGTAATTTTACGAATTACGAAATAAATGAACACCTTAAGAGCTTAATAGTTACCCGTTTTACGGATACGGTTGGAGAGGCAAACCTTCCGATTGAATTATACGCCGCTAATACTAGTGAACTTTCGGAAACGTGCCAAGAGGTAATGCAACCTGAATTTGGGCGAGTAGGTATAGAACTGGAGCGTTTCTATATTGAAAATGTATCTATGCCCGAAGAACTCAAAAAAGAAATTTTTGAATATAGCAGGTTAGATAAGTTAGACATGGTGAAACTTTCTCAATTTAAGGCTGCTAAGGCCATGGAAGCTGCTGCTAAAAATGAAGGAGGTACTGCAGGTGCCGGCATGGGCATGGGCATGGGTTTTGTATTAGCACAACAAATGGGAAATATGATGAGCCCGCAGGCAGCACAACAACCGTTTGGTGGTCAGGCGCAAGCAGCTTCCGTGCCACCACCAATGCCAGTTCAAGTTCAGTATTTTTATGCGGCCAACGGTCAGCAGAACGGGCCTGTTCCTTTTGATAAATTAAAAGAACTTTTTGCTAGTAGAACCATTAACAGAGATTCATTGGTTTGGAAACAGGGAATGCAAAACTGGACGGCTTTAAAGGAGGTAGAAGAGTTAAAATCCTTTTTAGGGGGTAATACACCACCGCCTTTACCAAATTAA
- a CDS encoding DNA helicase PriA has translation MKEETKQSEHKKACANCGAELKFKPGSHQLKCEYCGYEEFIEQAKSSFEELELQHYLKVVGENAYTEKIDLLHCKNCGANQHVEENYKSLNCIYCSEPLILEDVEKEGWIVPGALVPFQIDAKKAKATFKTWVGGLWFAPNKLKRAALDPEGLHGLYLPYWTFDADLNAQYQGQRGDYYYETKRVRTKNGIQKRKVRKTRWSSASGAVNGFVDDILINASEKKRKDIPAKIAFWNVKELVPFNSKYLSGFVTEKYTVSLKEGHHSSFQKAKEIANTWIRKDIGGDTQRISHADIKLSDETFKHILLPVYISSYRYNGKEYNFYINGQTGELSGSRPYSFWKIFFLVLFILAIIGIITIFAQ, from the coding sequence ATGAAAGAAGAAACAAAACAATCGGAACATAAAAAGGCATGCGCCAATTGTGGTGCCGAGTTAAAATTCAAACCAGGTTCTCATCAACTAAAATGTGAGTATTGTGGTTATGAAGAATTTATCGAACAAGCCAAAAGTAGTTTTGAAGAGCTAGAACTTCAGCATTATTTAAAAGTGGTTGGTGAGAATGCGTATACAGAAAAAATCGATTTACTGCACTGCAAAAATTGTGGAGCTAATCAACATGTTGAAGAGAACTATAAATCATTAAATTGTATTTACTGTAGTGAACCGTTGATTCTTGAAGATGTAGAAAAAGAAGGTTGGATTGTACCCGGAGCTCTCGTTCCATTTCAGATTGATGCTAAAAAAGCGAAAGCAACTTTTAAAACATGGGTTGGCGGGCTCTGGTTTGCGCCAAATAAGTTGAAACGAGCTGCTCTTGATCCAGAAGGTTTGCATGGTTTATATCTACCGTATTGGACGTTTGACGCTGATTTAAATGCTCAATATCAAGGGCAAAGGGGCGACTATTATTACGAGACCAAGCGGGTACGCACCAAAAATGGTATTCAAAAACGAAAAGTTAGAAAAACACGCTGGTCTTCTGCATCTGGTGCTGTAAATGGTTTTGTTGATGATATTCTAATTAACGCTTCTGAAAAAAAACGAAAAGACATTCCTGCAAAGATTGCATTTTGGAATGTTAAGGAGTTAGTTCCTTTCAATTCAAAGTATTTGTCGGGTTTTGTAACAGAGAAATATACGGTATCGCTTAAAGAAGGGCACCATTCCTCATTTCAGAAAGCAAAGGAGATTGCCAATACGTGGATCAGAAAAGATATAGGTGGTGATACCCAACGAATTTCTCATGCTGATATTAAACTTTCCGACGAAACGTTCAAACATATACTACTTCCAGTTTATATCAGTTCGTATCGCTATAACGGTAAAGAATATAACTTCTACATTAATGGTCAGACGGGGGAATTAAGCGGTAGTAGACCCTATTCTTTCTGGAAAATATTCTTTTTGGTACTTTTTATTCTTGCTATCATTGGTATAATTACGATTTTTGCACAATGA
- a CDS encoding metallophosphoesterase family protein, with translation MRTLVIGDIHSGLRGLKQVLERAKVTSDDKLIFLGDYVDGWSQAAETVNFLIALKQTHNCTFVRGNHDELCLEWLRDGKDNPLWLQHGGGATLASYEQTDDETKKNHVLFYQSLENYYLDADNRLFLHAGFTNLKGIDHEYFKETFYWDRTLWELARSLNPDLKKTESDYPKRLTQYKEIFIGHTPITKTGVAEPKQAANVWNVDTGAAFKGPLSMLDVDTKMVWQSDPVHTLYPNEPGRN, from the coding sequence ATGAGAACATTGGTAATAGGTGATATACACTCTGGTTTAAGAGGTTTAAAACAAGTGCTTGAAAGAGCAAAAGTAACTTCTGACGATAAACTTATTTTTTTAGGTGATTATGTAGACGGTTGGAGTCAAGCTGCCGAAACGGTCAACTTTTTAATTGCTTTAAAGCAAACCCACAACTGCACATTTGTTAGGGGTAATCATGATGAACTTTGTTTAGAATGGTTGCGCGACGGTAAAGATAATCCGCTTTGGTTGCAACACGGCGGGGGAGCTACTTTAGCTTCGTACGAACAGACGGATGATGAGACTAAAAAGAATCATGTTCTTTTTTATCAGAGTCTTGAAAACTATTATTTAGATGCTGACAACAGATTGTTTCTACATGCAGGTTTCACTAATTTAAAGGGTATTGATCACGAGTATTTTAAAGAAACTTTTTACTGGGATCGTACCCTTTGGGAATTGGCAAGGTCTTTAAACCCAGACTTAAAGAAAACTGAATCTGACTATCCAAAGCGATTGACGCAATACAAAGAGATTTTTATTGGTCATACACCTATTACAAAAACCGGGGTTGCAGAACCTAAACAAGCTGCCAATGTTTGGAATGTAGATACGGGAGCTGCATTTAAAGGTCCGCTTTCTATGTTAGATGTTGATACAAAGATGGTTTGGCAAAGTGATCCAGTACATACGTTATACCCAAATGAACCAGGTAGGAATTGA